A single region of the Salvia miltiorrhiza cultivar Shanhuang (shh) chromosome 8, IMPLAD_Smil_shh, whole genome shotgun sequence genome encodes:
- the LOC130996958 gene encoding uncharacterized protein LOC130996958 isoform X1, which produces MTSNSSQVASSTDGDDPAKRYGTPNPLNKSNWTCNFCSKSTNGGAYRMKQHLVGGFRSVKKCPKAPEHVREEVRTYMINKATCKVTNSFQRWEPQGEEEEEEMEVLGSSSHTVTSKVAPAPKRMKGPLDVLLAPKKPNPQSQEILKGRKERKGIFGACDKVCREKACEAIARKWMRWTPKCWSSRKNGQ; this is translated from the exons atGACTTCAAATAGTTCACAAGTAGCATCATCAACGGATGGAGATGATCCAGCTAAAAGATATGGGACGCCCAATCCTTTGAATAAAAGTAATTGGACGTGTAATTTTTGTTCTAAAAGTACGAATGGAGGAGCGTATAGAATGAAACAACATTTAGTTGGAGGTTTTAGGAGTGTTAAAAAATGTCCTAAGGCTCCCGAGCATGTAAGAGAGGAAGTTAGGACTTATATGATTAACAAAGCAACTTGTAAGGTGACTAATAGTTTTCAAAGATGGGAGCCTCAAGGtgaggaagaagaggaagagatgGAAGTATTGGGTAGCTCGTCACACACCGTCACGAGTAAAGTAGCACCGGCTCCTAAGAGGATGAAGGGTCCTTTAGATGTGTTACTTGCCCCTAAGAAACCTAACCCTCAATCTCAAGAAATATTGAAGGGtaggaaagaaagaaaggggATTTTTGGTGCTTGTGACAAAGTTTGTAGGGAAAAAGCTTGTGAAGCAATTGCAAG GAAGTGGATGAGGTGGACACCAAAATGTTGGAGTTCAAGAAAGAATGGGCAATAA